ACGAGCACGCTGGTCGGGTAGAACTTCGCGCGCGTCGCGTCGTCCATCGTGTCGTGCGCCCACAGCCACGAGGAGAACCATGTGTCGAGCACGTCGGGATCCTGTTCCCAGCCGTCGCCGGGCGACTCGACCTGGCAGCACACCTCGTCGCCGCGCGTCCAGACGGGCACTCGGTGGCCCCACCAGAGCTGGCGCGAGATGCACCAGTCCTGGATGTTTTCGAGCCAGTAGTCGTAGACCTTCTCCCAGCGGTCGGGGAAGAAACGGATGAGCCCGTCGCGCACGGCGGCGCGGGCCTCGACGGTCCTTGGGTATTTGAGGAACCACTGCTCGCTCAGTCGCGGCTCGATCGGCACGTCAGCGCGCTCGCTGTAGCCCACGTTGTTCTGGTAGGGCTCCTCCTTCACGAGAAGCTCCAGTTCGGCGAGCAACTCCACGGCGCGTTTGCGGGCGGCGAAGCGATCCAGGCCGGACAGATCCGCGCCGGCGAGATCGTTCATCGTGCCGTCGGGATTCATCACGTCGATCACCTCCAGGCCGTGGCGGGCGCCAATCTCGTTATCCACCTTGTCGTGGGCGGGCGTCACCTTCAGCACACCGGTGCCGAACTCGAAGTCCACGGCCTCGTCCGCGACGATCGGGATGGCCGCCTCGTTCTCGAGGGGCAGGGGACGCCGCACGGTCTTGCCGATGAGGTGCGCGTAACGCGGGTCCTTCGGGTTCACCGCCACGCCCGTGTCGCCGGGGATGGTCTCCGGCCGCGTGGTCGCGATTTCCAGGAACGTGCCGGGCTGCTCGATGACCTCGACTTGGAAATGCACGAGCGTGCCCTTCTGCGATTTCGGGATGACCTCCTCGTCGCTGAGCGCCGTGAGCGAGGCCGGGCACCAGTTCACCATCCGCTTCCCGCGGTAGATCTGGCCCTTCTTATAAAGATCGACGAAGACCTCCTGCACCTTCGCGGCGTAGGCGGCGTCCATCGTGAAGCGCTCCCGCTCCCAGTCGCACGAGCAGCCGAGCTTCTTGAGCTGGTTGATGATGATGCCGCCGTGCTTGTCCTTCCACTCCCACACCCGGGCGAGGAACTCCTCGCGGCCGAGGTCGTGCCTCGTCTTCTGCTCGGTCTTGCGCAGCGTGCGCTCGACGACGGTCTGCGTCGCGATGCCGGCGTGGTCCGTGCCCGGCAGCCACAGCACCTCGTGGCCCTGCATGCGCGCGCGACGGGCGAGGATGTCCTGGATCGTGTTGTTGAGAACGTGGCCGAGCGTGAGGACGCCGGTGACGTTCGGCGGCGGAATGACGATGGAAAACGCGGGCTTCGGCGAATGCGGATCGGCGTGGAAGACGCCCGATTCGAGCCAGCGGGGATACCACTTCTCTTCAACCGCCGTCGGCTCGTAACTCTTGGAAATCTCGACCATGGAACCGAGCACTGTGCGGCAGGAAGCCGGGGCCGTGCAAGTGATCTGTCTGGCCGTTCCTGCCGCCCACGCCCCGTCCTCCTTCCGCCGAGTCCTCCGCGCAAACCCCAGAAACCCCTTGCGCCGCGCCGCCCTCGTTCCCACCTTGTCACCCCGCATGTGCCGTCGTTGTCCAGGGCTCCCCGCCATTCTGCTGTCCATCCTGCTCGTCCGCTTTGCCGCGGCCGCGCCGGCGACCACTGCGCCCGCGAATACCTGGCACATCGTGAAGATGGACCAGCGGAACTACGTCCCCGTCGCCGACGTCGCCCGCTTCTACCGCATGGTCCGGCTCACGGCCGACGCCAAGAAATTCCGCATCACCTCCGTCAACCGCGTCATCGAGGGCACGGCCGGCACCAGCGAAGTCCGCATCAACGGCGTCAAATACGTCACCTGCTTCCCGCTGCGCACCCGCGGCGACACCGTCTACCTCTCCGCGATGGACGTCACCAAGATCATCGAGCCGCTCATGCGCCCCGGCAAGATCAAGGGCGTGGATCCCATCCGCACCATCGTGCTCGACGCCGGCCACGGCGGCCACGACAGCGGCGCCGTCGGCCGCTACGGCCGCGAGAAGGATTACACCCTCGATGTCGTCCTCCGCGCCCGCGCCCTGCTGCTCCAGGCCGGCTTTCAGGTGAAAATGACCCGCGCCCGCGACGTCTTCATCCCGCTCGAGGAACGCGCCGCCTTCGCCAACAAACAAAAGGGCGCCCTCTTCGTCAGCGTCCACTTCAACAAGAGCAACTCCGGCGGCACCGGCATCGAGACCTACGCGCTCGCCCCCCGCGGCGTCCCCTCGATGGACGAGGCCAGCCTGCGCTACAGCGACTTCCGGCAAAACCCCGGCAACGCCCGCGACGGGGAAAACATCGCCCTCGCCGCCGCCATCCATTCGAACATGGTCCGCTACCTCCCGCTGCCCGACCGCGGCATCAAGCGTGCCCGCTTCGTCGTCATCAAGAACATCACCATTCCCGGCGTCCTCATCGAAGGCGGCTTCGTCGACAACCCCCTCGACTCCCGCTACATCGCGCTGCCCGCCTACCGCCAGCGCATTGCCCAGGCCATCGTCGAGGCCGCCAAGGCCTACACCCGCACCATCACCGGCGCCGCTCCCCAGCCCAGCGCCGTCATCACCGTCGGTCCCGACCCGAACGCCCCCGCCCAGCCCACTCCCACGCCAGCCCCGCCCGAGCCACTCACCCTCGAGCAGACCCTCGACGAAGCCGACAAGGCCCAGACCGGGAAAGCCGCGGCAACGCCCGGCCCCACCGCCATGCCGGCCTCGACGCGCCCGCCCTACCGTCCCAGCGGCAGCCCCGCCAACGACGCAAAGCCCGCCTTCAACCCCGGCAATCCCGCCTTCGGCCGCCTTCCGGCCCCCTTCGACCACTGGAGCGTCCCGCCCACGCCAGTCCCGTTCACCACGGTCAATCCCGCCGCTCCCGCCGACATCTCGCCACCCGCCCCGCGACCGGACGCCGAAAAGCCCTCCGCCGCGAAAGACACGAAGGACGACCCCAAAGCCAAACCGGCCGCGGATGAATCCACGGAACCCTAGGCTGGCTCGCGGCGAGCACCCGTCTCGGCGACCAGTCACGGCAATCTCTCCTCTCCCCCCCGTGGCTTCGCCCTCCGCACCGGTCTTCTCTGTCTCCTCACTTCGCCCGATGGAAATAGGGAGACCGATGGATGGGGGCCAGAAAGACAGGCGAAATATGGCATCGACACCTCCCCATCTTTCTCATAAGGCTCCGGGGTCGCGTGCGGCCAGTTGTCTCGTGAAGTCGGCGTGGCAAATCATTCCAACCACGAAGAAAGCTCCACTCGCATGTCCGACCTCACCGACGCCGATAAGAAATCCTTCATCGACAAGATCATCGCCAGCCTCGGCTCGAACGCCGCCGCGCTCACGGCCGCCGGCTTCGATCCCGCGACCCGCATTACCAACCTCAAAAACGGCGTCACCTCCGTGACGAACGACGAAGGCCTCGTCGCCCAGCTCGACGTCGCTCTTGCCTCCGCCGTGGCTACCCGCCGCACCGACCTCGAAAACAACTACGCCCTCGCCAGCGCCACGGTAAACCTCGTCGAAGGCGTCCTCGGCAAGGACGCTCCGCTCGTGCGCGACCTGCGCCAGATCCGCAGCGGCTTCTCGCAGGAAGCCAAGCCCGTCCCGGCGGTCAAATAAGCCTCATCCGCGCGGCGGGACGACGCGCGGCGCCACCCCGGCGACTTCCGTCGTTCCGCCCGCGACCTGTTCCGTTTGCCCTCCGACATGTCCCGTCCCGCAAACGACCAAAGTCGTCTCCTCGACGCCCCGTTCCGCCCGACTCACGACCCAAGTCGCCGCCTCGCCGGGAGAGGTCGCCGGCCTCGCGACATCCGTCGTTTGCCCTGCGCCCCTGATCGTCGAAGCAACGACGCGCGTCGTTTCGCAAACGACCCTGGTCGTCTGGCAAATCAGCCAGAACATCAGCAAGTTACGAAATTCCCCAAAGCCCGAAAAACAAACGAGCGGAGCTGTGAAGCCCCGCTCGTTTTGAAAGAAAACGCTTTTGAGCACGATGTATCCGCCTGGCGGATAGGGAAGCGGCTTGCGCTATCTAACTTTGTCTTGAATCCGAAGGAAGCTACGCACATCGGACTGAACTGGAGCAAGGGAAAATAAAAATACTTTACAAAAAATTAACTAAATGCCATATAGCCCTCGCTTAAGCGACGCTGCCTTGGCCGATCAAAACCTGTCCAAAGGGT
The nucleotide sequence above comes from Chthoniobacterales bacterium. Encoded proteins:
- a CDS encoding N-acetylmuramoyl-L-alanine amidase: MEPSTVRQEAGAVQVICLAVPAAHAPSSFRRVLRANPRNPLRRAALVPTLSPRMCRRCPGLPAILLSILLVRFAAAAPATTAPANTWHIVKMDQRNYVPVADVARFYRMVRLTADAKKFRITSVNRVIEGTAGTSEVRINGVKYVTCFPLRTRGDTVYLSAMDVTKIIEPLMRPGKIKGVDPIRTIVLDAGHGGHDSGAVGRYGREKDYTLDVVLRARALLLQAGFQVKMTRARDVFIPLEERAAFANKQKGALFVSVHFNKSNSGGTGIETYALAPRGVPSMDEASLRYSDFRQNPGNARDGENIALAAAIHSNMVRYLPLPDRGIKRARFVVIKNITIPGVLIEGGFVDNPLDSRYIALPAYRQRIAQAIVEAAKAYTRTITGAAPQPSAVITVGPDPNAPAQPTPTPAPPEPLTLEQTLDEADKAQTGKAAATPGPTAMPASTRPPYRPSGSPANDAKPAFNPGNPAFGRLPAPFDHWSVPPTPVPFTTVNPAAPADISPPAPRPDAEKPSAAKDTKDDPKAKPAADESTEP
- a CDS encoding valine--tRNA ligase, with the translated sequence MVEISKSYEPTAVEEKWYPRWLESGVFHADPHSPKPAFSIVIPPPNVTGVLTLGHVLNNTIQDILARRARMQGHEVLWLPGTDHAGIATQTVVERTLRKTEQKTRHDLGREEFLARVWEWKDKHGGIIINQLKKLGCSCDWERERFTMDAAYAAKVQEVFVDLYKKGQIYRGKRMVNWCPASLTALSDEEVIPKSQKGTLVHFQVEVIEQPGTFLEIATTRPETIPGDTGVAVNPKDPRYAHLIGKTVRRPLPLENEAAIPIVADEAVDFEFGTGVLKVTPAHDKVDNEIGARHGLEVIDVMNPDGTMNDLAGADLSGLDRFAARKRAVELLAELELLVKEEPYQNNVGYSERADVPIEPRLSEQWFLKYPRTVEARAAVRDGLIRFFPDRWEKVYDYWLENIQDWCISRQLWWGHRVPVWTRGDEVCCQVESPGDGWEQDPDVLDTWFSSWLWAHDTMDDATRAKFYPTSVLVTGPDIIFFWVARMIMAGLEYTGEIPFRDVFFTGIIRDKAGRKMSKSLGNSPDPLDLIAKFGADGLRFGLMRIAPQGQDIKFDEQVVVEGRNFCNKLWNACRFRTMQGAIDPEADPAAHALSIFAEDLLHKLDATIARVEEGYRAYRFNEVAQALYDFVWGEFCDKFIEVAKADFYGEDTARKAGTLAAIDYTLGRVLRLLHPYCPFLTEELWHSLGFGTETIQFAPWPAATGVHGNANADALHAAVAQARNLRSTYNLPPNRRFAWALRPAAPWVAGEHAVLKILLNAEPLDLVETAPAGAAICVTPIGDIFLPLEGVIDADSERKRLQTELGRIEGEIAKVKAKLSSETFVQNAPAAVVEEHRERQKNWEDRLDAITKARAALG